In the Sebaldella sp. S0638 genome, one interval contains:
- a CDS encoding autotransporter domain-containing protein, with protein MRKYAGIILYIVFLHFTYSQSILNINKKNYENKYKLVEQLLKKRQGELEDLYKQGDFIVKPEYLEWQVFFSGLYYDAKGGKSSGREFHEIPVVPVPVNFGMLIPMKEIKPEIQAIIPNSYNYNFTDPESIEIGSLELLTVRAVDIPNFDVEIPNIQYPVTFGTIDPITVNVDTNPNGYTSAANNSNMNTNTQNPASTLLANGSSYNGLIQIIGVEGTNYADPLTGTGSVTYVISSDLESQRTKGRIITIESHRGNSEATGTVSAAGDPDEALFVTTTGNLYVNANTTIGVELERGYSNIRNDVIYINKGLIESGAGVSNVIGIDFQGETLGFEKGPIIAENRGTIRMNGNGSIGINSVRTPNATGTDLDIGIKNTGLIEINGDNSYGIFIGGKDLRGKCNRYNGCPDRPTNIASDVMYENLLVQGGTIDINGKNGVGLVLKDTDSVYNVKILNDAVLNETAGIININNENSVGIYTDGSYDNSNIFHGEETNYYNNGTINLNSLDGIGIRVDYSGVENAGTIKLLAGAVNSIGMAGTDQTTTPKNSGLIQLLYGGNENIGIFVNGGNAINLENGVIRVESQDSSGILAYNGTGENKGNIYVDNYDSAGIIADNSTINMNGGVIENTGNNMAIFGTDNSVINLNAGVINTLDEGVSLYLNNGTVANLKNGFTINVYNDSFMLYNKDSSGTYSSVLNTDGVSTANIKESGFAFYYDKNAGTDVEDFLRNTVSGTGTLNLNMEKGSVLIFLDETTGASQYLSSLDIDLSNIGSALKVNGSDYYNYGFNKIGLIIDKNVNLDNPDDTYLKSIYSSSAIEIDPGINITGSEDGQIFIMQENYDGSSGRNEVIIDNNGTIELSGNSSIGILTDFGVINNNAGGEISILGNSSKALVSLNGTAVFNNGIINIGGADSAGIYGSNNFTGVSAVYGDEKIEIHNNGTIQSMNDKKNVYGIYSINERVSSSDARVNLTGSSKILLKDSENSVGVFLIKSTLNGSGIIEIGNKGIGIYGRDSVINLSGFTMNLSGNNALGFYLQGNTSFNAVGGLNTINVNGTDNILYYFAGDFTGSFNQDFTVNAAPGSTYLLGVIRDMSYVYEGTANLGEGGVFVYGTASSVTLGPYGHLNSQYDNIIGLYMDGVYTSSPYDALNLGRINFEGNNSAGIYAEDGARVFNSQYGVISVGTGSAAIYGESAGSILNSGEIYIKDNSTGIYTIDSNSAENDKLIMGNGSGQTGIYSRNIVSALNSATGQIVLTGDGNVGMYSVSSVNTRNDNIISLINISNAVKPGIGIYADGIVTNSGSVSVYDGSAGIYAFNGNLVQDGTVSTGNKGIGIYADNESVVLNGLSSVNTGNNAIGIYGKNNTAIIANGTLNIGTDSFGYVLESGSKLDNSSSISLSSRNVFVYSDGAAEVINNAGADILISGQDNTAFYMVNGGKLINNADITGVAGTSNVGIYNNGGSIENNGDIKTGNSVLVYQKDGQTDYNNSRYSIGVYSENNTHFLNTGNIETGENGVGIYVKKYKGTIPAKNTGNITSAGNGAIGIFAESSVVSNSGIITMNGNNAVGMYANVNAVVINDGVININGDNSVAMTVSTASTAVNNGVINLNGKSGIGGLYYGNSVFENNGIINVNNTGLGEDEKNKISKANDTPLAVPSIVNSGVINVNENFLNEGMKIKIRINPETIRAAVLPEDNGAKFVADSVKFNAPYFDGDEDNPVLITPDFAVGTNALVYKLKDVFNPSTKNGGPNYGIVPIASESLTWKATPVINDSGNLDIWMEKIAYTQFTSNRWYASLGENLDKKYEFSTGDALKIFDSLDVIKSENDFIKIMEDLSGSIYANMNKREQNTADVFQDSLELLQNSENNTKENIKVNVITGKSKNTERQEGVTGYDSTVFGGIILREVERTYYNTVGYSAGYLHTDTDYDDSNGSSEDSDTLQAGVHSRYDISKWTFENDLTGRISFHNVKRNISWEDRKSEMNGDYQSYSFSSVNRAGYKVNSAVMPYAGFRVMYVTRPTFEETGIERLQIEGNNAWSVKPGIGIELKSETKPWKNGWKLKGMLDVAYEYELADLNTEEKARLTVIEDDYHNLVKPDKEKGILKSKITVGAEAGGRFGVFLTGAYEAGSGSNENYRIGINLKAAF; from the coding sequence ATGAGAAAATATGCAGGTATCATATTATATATTGTTTTTCTTCATTTTACATATAGTCAGAGTATACTCAATATAAATAAAAAAAATTATGAGAATAAATATAAATTAGTAGAACAGCTATTAAAAAAAAGACAGGGAGAATTGGAAGATTTATATAAACAGGGAGATTTTATAGTAAAGCCGGAATATCTGGAGTGGCAGGTGTTTTTTTCGGGTCTTTATTATGATGCAAAAGGAGGTAAGTCTTCAGGCAGAGAATTTCATGAAATTCCGGTAGTACCCGTACCGGTTAATTTTGGTATGCTTATCCCGATGAAAGAGATAAAACCTGAAATTCAGGCAATTATTCCAAATAGCTATAATTATAATTTTACAGATCCCGAATCTATAGAAATCGGATCTCTTGAGCTGCTTACAGTAAGAGCTGTAGATATACCCAATTTTGATGTGGAAATACCTAATATACAATATCCGGTAACGTTCGGTACTATAGATCCGATAACTGTAAATGTAGATACTAATCCAAACGGCTATACTTCTGCTGCGAATAATTCAAATATGAATACCAATACACAAAATCCTGCGAGTACATTACTGGCAAACGGAAGTTCGTATAACGGACTTATACAGATAATAGGAGTAGAAGGAACGAATTATGCTGATCCTCTCACAGGAACAGGCAGTGTCACATATGTAATAAGCAGTGACTTGGAGAGTCAGAGAACTAAAGGAAGAATTATAACAATAGAATCTCACAGAGGAAATTCAGAAGCAACAGGAACTGTTTCAGCAGCCGGAGATCCTGATGAAGCTTTATTTGTTACAACAACAGGAAATTTATATGTAAATGCCAATACAACTATAGGTGTGGAGCTGGAACGCGGCTATTCAAATATAAGAAATGATGTAATATATATAAATAAGGGACTTATTGAATCAGGTGCAGGAGTGAGTAATGTAATAGGGATAGACTTTCAGGGCGAAACACTGGGATTTGAAAAAGGACCGATAATAGCTGAGAACAGAGGAACGATCAGAATGAACGGCAACGGCAGCATAGGAATAAATTCTGTAAGAACTCCCAATGCTACAGGAACTGATCTGGATATAGGGATAAAAAATACTGGTCTGATAGAAATAAACGGAGATAACAGCTATGGTATATTTATAGGAGGAAAAGATCTCAGGGGAAAATGTAACAGATATAACGGCTGTCCTGACAGACCTACAAATATTGCTTCTGATGTAATGTATGAGAATCTTCTTGTACAAGGAGGAACTATTGATATAAACGGTAAAAATGGTGTAGGTTTGGTACTGAAAGATACTGACAGCGTTTATAACGTAAAAATATTAAATGATGCAGTATTAAATGAGACAGCAGGAATAATAAATATAAATAATGAAAATTCCGTGGGTATATATACAGACGGATCATATGATAATTCTAATATTTTCCATGGAGAAGAGACAAACTATTATAATAACGGGACGATAAATCTGAATTCTTTAGACGGAATAGGAATACGTGTTGATTACAGCGGTGTGGAGAATGCCGGAACAATAAAACTCCTTGCAGGAGCAGTGAATTCCATAGGGATGGCAGGAACAGACCAGACAACCACTCCTAAAAACAGCGGATTAATACAGCTGCTTTATGGCGGAAATGAAAATATAGGGATATTTGTAAACGGAGGGAATGCAATAAATCTTGAAAACGGGGTAATAAGAGTAGAATCACAGGATTCCTCAGGGATTTTAGCATATAATGGAACAGGTGAGAATAAAGGGAATATTTATGTGGATAATTACGACTCGGCAGGAATAATAGCTGATAATTCCACGATTAATATGAACGGCGGAGTTATTGAAAATACAGGTAACAATATGGCAATATTCGGGACAGATAATTCTGTTATAAATCTGAATGCAGGGGTTATAAATACACTTGATGAAGGAGTATCATTATATTTGAATAACGGAACTGTGGCAAATCTGAAAAACGGTTTTACAATTAATGTATATAATGACAGTTTTATGTTATATAACAAGGATTCTTCAGGAACATATTCATCAGTATTAAATACTGACGGCGTGTCAACGGCAAATATAAAAGAAAGCGGGTTTGCCTTTTATTATGATAAAAATGCCGGCACAGATGTGGAAGATTTTTTGAGAAATACAGTATCAGGTACCGGAACATTAAATTTGAATATGGAAAAAGGGTCAGTGCTTATATTTCTTGATGAAACAACAGGGGCTTCACAGTATTTGAGCAGTTTGGATATTGATTTGTCAAATATAGGGAGTGCATTGAAAGTAAATGGTTCAGACTATTATAATTACGGCTTTAACAAAATAGGGCTGATAATAGATAAAAATGTTAATCTGGATAATCCTGATGATACTTATCTGAAGAGTATATATTCATCATCAGCTATTGAAATAGATCCGGGAATTAATATAACAGGAAGTGAAGACGGGCAGATTTTTATTATGCAGGAAAATTATGACGGAAGCTCAGGAAGAAATGAAGTAATAATTGATAATAACGGAACTATAGAACTTTCAGGAAATAGCTCAATAGGAATTCTTACTGATTTCGGAGTGATAAATAACAATGCGGGCGGTGAAATCAGTATACTTGGTAATAGTTCCAAAGCTTTGGTCTCGCTAAACGGAACAGCAGTTTTTAATAACGGGATTATTAATATCGGCGGGGCAGACTCGGCAGGAATATACGGTTCAAATAATTTTACAGGAGTGTCGGCTGTTTACGGAGATGAAAAAATAGAAATACATAATAACGGAACAATACAGAGTATGAATGATAAAAAAAATGTTTACGGGATATACTCTATAAATGAAAGAGTATCGTCATCAGATGCCAGAGTTAATTTAACCGGCAGTTCAAAAATATTATTAAAAGATTCGGAAAATTCAGTAGGTGTATTTCTCATAAAGAGCACATTGAACGGAAGCGGTATAATAGAAATAGGAAATAAAGGGATAGGAATATACGGGCGTGATTCTGTTATAAATCTCAGCGGTTTTACAATGAATCTTTCAGGGAATAATGCACTCGGGTTTTATTTGCAGGGGAATACATCATTCAATGCAGTCGGCGGGCTTAATACGATAAATGTAAATGGAACAGACAATATACTTTATTATTTTGCCGGAGATTTTACAGGTTCATTTAATCAGGATTTCACTGTGAATGCAGCTCCGGGTTCCACATATCTGCTAGGAGTAATAAGAGATATGTCTTATGTATACGAAGGTACGGCGAATCTTGGAGAAGGCGGTGTGTTTGTGTATGGAACAGCTTCTTCGGTAACACTTGGACCGTACGGGCATCTGAATTCTCAATATGATAATATAATTGGTCTTTATATGGACGGGGTTTATACTTCATCCCCTTATGATGCTTTGAATTTAGGAAGAATAAATTTTGAAGGAAATAATTCGGCAGGAATCTATGCAGAAGACGGAGCAAGAGTATTTAACAGCCAGTATGGAGTAATAAGTGTAGGAACGGGTTCTGCGGCAATATACGGAGAGTCGGCAGGCAGTATTCTGAATTCCGGAGAAATATATATAAAGGATAACTCTACAGGTATTTATACCATAGACAGCAATTCAGCAGAGAATGACAAATTGATAATGGGAAATGGCAGCGGACAGACAGGAATATACTCTCGGAATATTGTTAGCGCACTTAATTCGGCAACAGGGCAGATAGTGCTGACAGGAGACGGAAATGTGGGGATGTACAGTGTTTCCAGTGTGAATACACGAAATGACAATATAATATCTCTTATAAACATCAGCAATGCAGTAAAGCCAGGAATTGGAATTTATGCAGACGGTATTGTTACAAATTCGGGAAGTGTGAGTGTATATGACGGTTCAGCGGGAATATACGCATTTAACGGAAATCTTGTTCAGGATGGGACTGTTTCCACGGGAAATAAAGGAATCGGAATATATGCAGATAATGAAAGTGTGGTGTTGAACGGACTTTCCAGTGTAAATACAGGAAATAACGCAATAGGAATATATGGGAAAAATAATACGGCAATTATTGCCAACGGAACTTTGAATATAGGGACAGACAGTTTCGGGTATGTTCTGGAATCCGGGTCAAAACTGGATAACTCAAGCAGCATATCTTTGAGCAGCAGAAATGTATTTGTGTATTCAGACGGAGCCGCAGAAGTGATAAATAATGCCGGAGCGGACATATTGATAAGCGGACAGGATAATACGGCATTTTATATGGTGAACGGCGGAAAACTGATAAATAATGCAGATATTACAGGTGTTGCTGGAACATCCAATGTGGGGATATACAATAACGGAGGAAGTATAGAAAATAACGGGGATATAAAAACAGGAAATTCTGTTCTGGTATATCAGAAAGACGGGCAGACAGACTATAATAACAGCAGATACAGTATAGGAGTGTACAGTGAAAATAATACTCATTTTCTAAATACCGGAAATATAGAAACCGGAGAAAACGGAGTAGGAATATATGTGAAAAAATACAAAGGAACTATTCCGGCCAAAAATACCGGAAATATAACATCTGCCGGAAACGGAGCTATAGGAATATTCGCTGAAAGCAGCGTAGTATCAAACAGCGGTATAATCACAATGAACGGAAATAATGCAGTTGGAATGTATGCGAATGTTAATGCTGTAGTAATAAATGACGGTGTTATTAATATAAACGGTGACAACTCTGTAGCAATGACAGTAAGTACAGCATCTACAGCAGTAAATAACGGTGTTATAAATTTGAACGGGAAAAGTGGAATAGGCGGACTTTATTACGGAAATTCCGTTTTTGAGAATAATGGAATAATAAATGTAAATAATACAGGTCTAGGAGAAGATGAAAAGAATAAAATTTCAAAAGCAAATGATACGCCTCTGGCAGTTCCAAGCATTGTGAACTCAGGCGTAATAAATGTAAATGAAAACTTCTTAAATGAGGGAATGAAGATAAAAATAAGAATAAATCCCGAAACAATAAGAGCAGCAGTATTGCCTGAAGACAACGGAGCAAAATTTGTGGCAGATTCAGTGAAGTTTAATGCACCTTATTTTGACGGGGATGAAGATAATCCTGTACTGATAACGCCGGATTTTGCTGTAGGAACAAATGCACTGGTGTATAAGCTGAAAGATGTATTTAATCCGTCTACAAAAAACGGAGGACCTAATTACGGAATAGTGCCTATAGCGAGTGAATCACTCACGTGGAAAGCAACTCCGGTGATTAATGATTCGGGAAATCTTGATATATGGATGGAAAAAATCGCTTATACACAGTTTACTTCAAATAGATGGTATGCTTCGTTGGGAGAGAATCTGGATAAAAAGTATGAATTTTCCACAGGAGATGCACTTAAGATTTTTGACAGTCTTGATGTTATAAAAAGCGAAAATGATTTTATAAAAATCATGGAAGATTTATCAGGAAGCATATATGCAAATATGAATAAAAGAGAGCAGAATACAGCTGATGTATTTCAGGATTCGCTGGAACTGCTTCAAAATTCTGAAAATAATACAAAGGAAAATATAAAAGTAAATGTGATAACAGGAAAAAGCAAAAATACAGAGAGACAGGAAGGGGTAACAGGATATGACAGCACTGTCTTCGGGGGAATTATACTGAGAGAAGTGGAAAGAACATATTATAATACTGTGGGGTATTCAGCAGGATATCTTCATACAGACACTGATTATGATGATTCCAACGGAAGTTCGGAAGATAGTGATACATTACAGGCAGGAGTACACAGCAGATATGATATCTCAAAATGGACTTTTGAAAATGATCTCACAGGAAGAATAAGTTTTCATAATGTAAAAAGGAATATAAGCTGGGAAGACAGAAAGTCGGAAATGAACGGAGACTATCAGTCATATAGCTTCAGCAGTGTAAACAGAGCCGGCTATAAAGTAAACAGTGCGGTAATGCCTTATGCCGGTTTCAGAGTAATGTATGTAACGAGACCTACATTTGAAGAGACAGGTATAGAAAGACTGCAAATAGAAGGAAATAATGCGTGGAGTGTAAAACCCGGAATAGGAATAGAACTGAAAAGTGAAACAAAACCATGGAAAAATGGATGGAAACTAAAAGGTATGCTGGATGTAGCATATGAATATGAACTTGCTGATCTGAATACTGAAGAAAAAGCAAGACTTACAGTTATTGAAGATGATTATCATAATCTCGTGAAACCCGATAAGGAAAAAGGGATTTTAAAATCGAAAATCACTGTGGGAGCAGAGGCCGGCGGGAGATTCGGCGTGTTCCTTACAGGTGCATATGAAGCAGGGTCAGGCAGCAATGAAAATTATAGAATAGGAATAAATTTGAAAGCAGCATTCTAA
- a CDS encoding PTS system mannose/fructose/sorbose family transporter subunit IID encodes MEEKNYEIKIDKKDIKKSWWIWYLGAEVSNSYERLQSLIFCASMTPVLKKLYKDKAELSEALKRHLNFYNTEGIAGSIVTGITIAMEEQKANNEQGSSDTAITGIKTGLMGPIAGIGDSIIWAAIMPIIIALFLPFAINGNALGAIMPIILYTGVTILIGYYLCIKGYVIGKNSILQLLQDGKVKDLIDGASVLGLFMMGSLSASYIKIETPFKIAIANSQPIMIQEILNSIAPGLLELAAVFGIYWFLKKKGPRYNIIMIAIIVFSIVCSVLGLL; translated from the coding sequence ATGGAAGAAAAAAACTATGAAATCAAAATAGATAAAAAGGATATAAAAAAATCATGGTGGATATGGTATCTCGGAGCAGAGGTATCGAACTCTTATGAAAGATTGCAAAGCTTGATATTCTGTGCTTCAATGACACCTGTACTGAAAAAACTGTATAAAGATAAGGCAGAATTATCAGAAGCCTTGAAAAGACATTTGAACTTCTATAATACAGAAGGAATAGCAGGAAGCATAGTAACCGGTATTACAATTGCCATGGAAGAACAAAAAGCCAATAATGAACAGGGAAGTTCTGACACAGCAATAACAGGGATAAAAACAGGATTAATGGGTCCTATAGCAGGAATCGGGGATTCAATAATATGGGCAGCAATTATGCCGATAATAATAGCTTTATTTCTTCCTTTTGCAATAAATGGTAATGCACTTGGTGCCATTATGCCGATAATTCTTTATACGGGAGTAACAATACTTATAGGTTACTATCTGTGTATAAAAGGTTATGTAATAGGGAAAAACTCTATTTTACAGTTATTACAGGACGGAAAGGTAAAAGATCTTATAGACGGCGCAAGTGTGCTGGGACTTTTCATGATGGGATCACTTTCTGCAAGTTATATAAAGATAGAAACTCCTTTTAAAATAGCAATAGCAAACTCACAGCCGATAATGATACAGGAAATACTTAATTCAATAGCGCCGGGATTGCTTGAACTCGCAGCAGTGTTTGGAATTTACTGGTTCTTAAAGAAAAAAGGGCCAAGATACAATATAATAATGATAGCTATAATAGTATTCAGTATTGTTTGTTCGGTTTTGGGACTGTTATAA
- a CDS encoding PTS sugar transporter subunit IIA: MEKELGILLLTHGDWGKYIIEAGKMIVGNVDRVSHVALNPADTFEEFYEKVEKKVSELKDGSLIITDIFGGTTTNVAAKLSLSYNINIISGLNAPLLFEALLNIDSIDKDEVLDNIVEEGKDSCKNILKELRKMTK, translated from the coding sequence ATGGAAAAAGAATTGGGAATTTTACTGCTGACACATGGTGACTGGGGAAAATATATCATTGAAGCAGGTAAAATGATCGTAGGGAATGTAGACCGTGTATCACATGTAGCATTGAATCCGGCAGATACTTTTGAAGAATTTTATGAAAAAGTGGAAAAGAAAGTTTCTGAACTAAAAGACGGGTCTTTGATTATTACTGATATATTCGGGGGTACTACTACAAATGTGGCGGCAAAGCTGAGTCTGAGCTACAATATAAATATAATTTCGGGATTAAATGCCCCGCTTTTATTTGAGGCTCTTTTAAATATAGATTCCATTGATAAGGACGAGGTACTTGATAACATAGTGGAAGAGGGAAAAGACAGCTGTAAAAATATACTAAAAGAATTAAGAAAAATGACAAAATAA
- a CDS encoding endonuclease, whose product MDFKENLSEHIKNMEKFKEMKFNEEQTKMALIIPFIKTLGYDVYNPLEVIPEYISDIGEKKGEKVDYAISLENQIELLIETKPMCDNLINHDIQLTRYFNVTNSKIGILTNGIIYKFFTDLEETNRMDSKPFLEINLFEISESQILELKKFHKKNFDINIILSSAEILKYSNGIKRYLFKQLETPEDDFVKLLMKEVYDRKITQNRLEEFREIVSMSFKVFINENIRKKLENALEQNREQEARQTEEINELPDSEIVTTEDEKEAFYIVKSILGKMTDIENITYKDTKSYFGILYQNNTRKWICRIIFNENDIVVVMPTFEQKNGKMIEEKIKIESLQELYNLEDKFIKVVGKFIEN is encoded by the coding sequence ATGGATTTTAAAGAAAACTTGAGTGAACATATTAAAAATATGGAAAAATTCAAAGAAATGAAATTTAACGAAGAACAAACTAAAATGGCACTTATAATTCCATTTATTAAAACTTTAGGATATGATGTTTACAATCCATTGGAAGTAATTCCGGAATATATTTCAGATATTGGTGAGAAAAAAGGAGAGAAAGTAGATTATGCAATTTCGCTGGAAAATCAGATTGAATTATTAATAGAAACTAAACCTATGTGCGATAATCTTATAAATCATGATATACAATTGACCAGATATTTTAATGTAACTAATTCAAAAATAGGAATTCTGACAAACGGTATTATTTATAAATTTTTTACTGATCTGGAAGAAACAAATAGAATGGATTCAAAGCCTTTTTTGGAAATAAATCTTTTTGAAATATCTGAAAGCCAGATTTTGGAACTGAAAAAATTCCATAAAAAGAATTTTGATATAAATATAATTTTATCAAGTGCTGAAATTTTGAAATATTCAAACGGGATAAAAAGATATTTATTTAAACAGTTGGAGACACCAGAGGACGACTTTGTCAAGTTATTAATGAAAGAAGTATATGATAGAAAAATTACACAAAACAGACTTGAAGAATTTAGAGAAATTGTATCTATGTCTTTTAAAGTTTTTATTAATGAAAACATCAGAAAGAAACTAGAGAATGCATTAGAACAAAATAGAGAACAGGAAGCGAGACAGACAGAAGAAATTAATGAATTGCCTGATTCAGAAATTGTAACAACTGAGGATGAAAAAGAAGCATTTTATATAGTGAAATCAATACTTGGTAAGATGACGGATATAGAAAATATAACATATAAGGATACAAAGAGTTATTTTGGAATTTTATATCAGAATAATACCAGAAAATGGATCTGCAGAATTATTTTTAATGAAAATGATATTGTAGTTGTTATGCCAACATTTGAACAAAAAAATGGAAAAATGATTGAAGAGAAAATAAAGATAGAATCATTGCAGGAGTTATATAATCTGGAAGATAAATTTATAAAAGTAGTAGGAAAATTTATAGAGAATTAG
- a CDS encoding PTS sugar transporter subunit IIC, protein MNNLVIAICMGLIYWFTRLRLGYTFSSILFQPVSVGLAVGLLYGDVSKGMMIGAAVQLVYLGVTSTPGGNVPSDPALASCVAIPIALQTGMDPKLAVALAVPFGVLGIFLDQIRRTTNSFWVHMADKYAEDANTKGIMRCAFLYPALMGFLLRFPLVFVATYFGESVVQKFLSIMPQWLLHSFEIVGGILPALGFAITIMVIGKKHLIPFFILGYFGVKYLNIDVMAAAIFGACFALLFTYLNAQRKGQEG, encoded by the coding sequence ATGAATAATTTAGTAATTGCGATTTGTATGGGGTTGATTTACTGGTTTACAAGATTAAGACTCGGATATACTTTTTCGTCTATTCTGTTTCAGCCCGTGAGTGTGGGTCTTGCAGTAGGATTACTTTATGGTGATGTATCTAAGGGAATGATGATAGGGGCAGCAGTACAGCTTGTTTATCTTGGGGTAACATCTACTCCGGGAGGAAATGTGCCTTCAGATCCGGCACTTGCATCATGTGTGGCAATACCTATAGCACTTCAGACAGGAATGGATCCTAAACTTGCAGTAGCATTGGCAGTACCGTTTGGGGTACTTGGAATCTTTTTGGATCAGATAAGAAGAACAACAAATTCGTTCTGGGTTCATATGGCTGATAAATACGCAGAAGATGCGAATACAAAGGGAATAATGAGATGTGCATTTTTATACCCTGCATTAATGGGATTTTTATTAAGATTTCCATTGGTTTTCGTAGCGACTTATTTCGGAGAATCTGTAGTTCAAAAATTCTTAAGCATAATGCCGCAGTGGCTGCTTCACTCATTTGAAATAGTAGGTGGAATACTTCCTGCTCTTGGATTTGCGATAACAATAATGGTAATAGGTAAGAAACATCTTATACCGTTTTTCATACTTGGATATTTCGGTGTAAAATATCTGAATATAGACGTAATGGCAGCAGCCATATTCGGAGCATGTTTCGCATTGTTATTTACATATCTTAATGCTCAGAGAAAAGGACAGGAGGGATAA
- a CDS encoding PTS sugar transporter subunit IIB: MAELVLTRIDSRLIHGQVVTKWVGQSGANRIIVVSDELVNDEFMKNIYLMAAPPSVKVDVYGSEETGKLWKEDQFGTGKVLLLFPSLAVLKQTLDAGLELGKLQVGGLGGGPSRKVVFQNITLDDKDVEILKELAGKGVDIIFQTIPEDKPQKFEEILKKY; this comes from the coding sequence ATGGCAGAATTAGTTTTAACAAGAATAGACAGCAGACTTATACACGGACAAGTGGTTACGAAGTGGGTAGGACAATCAGGAGCAAACAGAATAATAGTAGTAAGCGACGAACTGGTAAATGACGAATTTATGAAAAACATCTATTTAATGGCAGCACCGCCAAGTGTAAAAGTAGATGTATACGGAAGTGAAGAAACAGGGAAACTTTGGAAGGAGGATCAGTTTGGAACAGGGAAAGTGCTTCTTCTTTTCCCAAGTCTGGCAGTGCTAAAGCAGACACTGGATGCAGGACTTGAATTAGGAAAATTACAGGTAGGCGGTCTCGGAGGAGGGCCAAGCAGAAAAGTAGTATTTCAAAATATTACTCTTGACGACAAAGACGTGGAGATACTAAAAGAACTTGCCGGAAAAGGTGTGGATATTATATTCCAGACTATTCCGGAAGATAAGCCGCAAAAATTTGAAGAAATTCTAAAAAAATATTGA
- a CDS encoding ABC transporter permease: protein MKNLLRFLITRMCSGVITLWLVITITFFLLHMLPGDPFESEKAIPPHIKANMMKQYHLDKPLHVQYFYYLKDIAKGNLGESMKNRGRKVNTVIAESFPVSADLGARAILFSLIVGIPIGIIAALKRGKASDSGVMIIAVIGISVPSFVLAGLLQRFFIGVYNQVWIDKWHLPLMKIKMAGWDGPEYRILPVIALGLYTVAVIARLMRNKMIEVMGQDYIKLAIAKGVSSKSLIFKHAFRNAILPVVTIMGPTIAAILTGSFVIENMFSIPGLGKYYIDSIYQRDYTMVLGITVFYAAFLIFMIIVVDLLYVLIDPRIKLGKGTND, encoded by the coding sequence ATGAAAAATTTACTTCGTTTTTTAATAACAAGAATGTGCAGCGGGGTCATAACATTATGGCTTGTTATAACAATAACTTTCTTTCTGTTGCATATGTTGCCGGGAGACCCTTTTGAAAGTGAAAAGGCAATACCGCCTCACATAAAAGCAAATATGATGAAACAATATCACTTAGATAAACCGCTTCATGTGCAGTACTTTTACTATTTGAAAGACATAGCCAAGGGTAATCTGGGGGAGTCTATGAAAAATAGAGGAAGAAAAGTAAACACAGTTATAGCGGAAAGCTTCCCGGTATCGGCAGATCTTGGAGCAAGAGCGATATTATTCTCTCTTATAGTGGGAATACCTATAGGGATAATAGCAGCGCTAAAAAGAGGAAAGGCCTCTGACAGCGGAGTCATGATAATCGCTGTTATAGGAATATCAGTACCGAGTTTCGTCCTTGCGGGACTTTTGCAGAGATTTTTTATAGGAGTATATAATCAGGTCTGGATAGATAAGTGGCATCTGCCTCTTATGAAGATAAAGATGGCCGGTTGGGACGGCCCTGAATACAGAATACTTCCGGTAATTGCACTTGGATTATATACAGTAGCAGTAATAGCGAGATTAATGAGAAATAAAATGATAGAAGTAATGGGACAGGATTATATAAAACTTGCCATAGCAAAGGGAGTGTCATCAAAGAGTCTTATCTTTAAGCATGCATTCAGAAATGCTATTCTGCCGGTAGTAACTATAATGGGCCCGACAATAGCCGCGATACTTACAGGATCATTTGTAATCGAAAACATGTTTTCTATTCCCGGACTTGGGAAATACTATATAGACAGTATATATCAGAGAGATTATACAATGGTATTGGGGATCACTGTATTCTATGCCGCTTTTCTAATCTTTATGATAATCGTAGTAGATTTACTATATGTTTTAATTGATCCTAGAATAAAGTTAGGGAAAGGAACGAATGATTGA